Proteins encoded by one window of Salarias fasciatus chromosome 1, fSalaFa1.1, whole genome shotgun sequence:
- the LOC115394259 gene encoding CKLF-like MARVEL transmembrane domain-containing protein 3, with product MGDMEAPSSPPRPRQSVLLSVLPSREFSTSRKGMLLIAEVVLSFISFVCFAASTAAAFVTVPALEFLAAVFLLFAYSTKFNERFKGFCWPLMDFMRCVTASIIFFIISIMAVSKYADGSSKAAGIFGFIATIAFALDFYLIFNELASFLKQGGETNEELSRQQDEFSDSDSD from the exons ATGGGGGACATGGAGGCTCCGTCCTCCCCGCCGCGGCCGCGCCAGTCCGTCCTGCTGTCCGTCCTGCCGAGCAGGGAGTTCTCCACCTCCAGGAAGGGAATGCTGCTCATTGCTGAAGTG GTTTTGTCCTTCATATCGTTCGTGTGCTTCGCCGCCTCCACGGCGGCGGCCTTTGTGACGGTCCCGGCGCTGGAGTTCCTGGCAGCCGTCTTCTTGCTCTTCGCCTATTCCACCAAATTCAACGAGAGGTTTAAAGGTTTCTGCTGGCCTCTCATG GATTTCATGAGATGTGTGACTGCCTCCATAatctttttcatcatttccatcATGGCGGTGTCTAAATACGCGGACGGTTCTTCCAAGGCGGCCGGG ATATTCGGGTTTATTGCCACCATTGCCTTTGCTTTAGatttttatctcatttttaATGAGCTGGCCAGTTTCCTGAAACAAGGAGGGGAGACCAATGAGGAACTGTCCAGACAGCAAG ATGAGTTCTCGGACTCGGACTCAGACTGA